The sequence AGGGCGAGGATGTTGAAATCATTAAGATCGAAGGATCAGTAGAAATTGCACCTGTTTTAGGACTGGCAGATGCAATTGTGGATATTGTTGAAACAGGCACAACACTAAAAGAAAACGGCTTGGAAATTTTTGAAGATATCTGTCCAGTTTCAGCTCGAATAATCGTAAATAAAGCCATGCTGAAACGGAAGCGTCAAGTAATATTTCGGCTGTTTGATAAATTAGAAGCTGTAATTGGAAGGAGTGATGGAACATGAAATGGCTAGTGGGGGAAACAACTGAAATTTTAGCGGCCTTAAATGAGGATGCAGAGCTGACTCAAGAGGATAATCAACATGTAGAAGAACAAGTCCGCCAGATCATTAAGCAAGTTATTGAAAATGGCGATCAAGCACTAAAGGAGTATTCTAAAAGGTTTGATCAAGTTGAGTTAGAGGACTTATTAGTATCAGAGGAAGCAATTAATTTAGGGTATCAGCGAGTAGAAGATGAAGTGATCGAAGCTTTAGAAGCAGCGAAAGAAAACATTATTAGTTATCATAAAAAACAAAAGCAATATGATTTTATGGACACAGAAAAAAGGGGCGTTTTACGAGGACAATTGGTATTGCCGCTGGCTCGTATCGGTGTGTATGTACCAGGGGGAACGGCCTCTTATCCGTCTTCTGTATTGATGAACGTTCTGCCTGCAAAAATTGCAGGGGTTAAAGAAATCATCATGGTCACACCACCTTCAAGCAATAGTATACCTGATGTGATCTTGGCAGCTGCAAAGATTGCAGGAGTAGATAAAATCTTTCAAATTGGCGGAGCGCACAGTATTGCCGCACTTGCTTATGGAACACAAACAGTACCCAAAGTAGATAAAATTGTAGGGCCTGGCAATATTTATGTAGCAACTGCTAAAAAGCAAGTATTTGGTGTAGTGGGAATTGATATGATCGCAGGTCCATCTGAAATTGGCATTTTAGCAGACCAAACAGCAAATCCCACTTATATTGCAGCGGATTTGCTGTCTCAAGCAGAACATGATACGCTTGCCAGAGCGATATTAGTGACAGATTCAACTAAGCTTGCTGAGCAAGTCGAAAAAGAAATTTACAGACAATTAGATACATTACCTCGTAAGAAAATAGCTGAAGTGGCGATCAAAAATCATGGATTGATCATTATTGCATCAACAGTCGAAGCCATGTTTACAATTATGAATGAGATTGCACCAGAGCATTTAGAAGTACAATTAGCTGATCCAATCAGTTATTTACATGAAATAAAAAATGCTGGATCAATCTTTTTGGGAGAGTATGCATCAGAACCAGTAGGCGATTATTTCTCAGGGACAAATCATGTCTTGCCAACAAGTGGTACAGCAAAATTTTATTCGCCATTGGGTGTGTATGATTTTGTAAAGTATAGTCAGGTTACCTACTATACAAAAGAAGCCTTGGCACAAGCGAAAGATGCGATTGCTCTTTTAGCAAGAAAAGAAGGCTTGGAAGCACATGCTAGAGCAATTGAATGTCGTTTTGACTGATCGTATAAAATAGATTTTTATATTGGGGGAAAAGGAATGAGAACAGCTAATTTAAAAAGAGAAACTGCAGAAACAAAAATCGAGTTGACACTTGATTTAGATTGTCAAGAACCTGTCAGTATTCAAACTGGTGTTGGATTTTTTGATCATATGTTGATTTTATTTGCCCGTCACAGTCGTATTTCTTTAGAAGTAACAGTAGAAGGTGATTTAGAAGTAGATAGTCATCACACGGTAGAAGATGTTGGGATTGTTTTAGGCCAGTGTATTCGAGAAGCTTTAGGAGATAAAGTAGGAATCAATCGCTACGGGACAAGTTTTGTGCCGATGGATGAGTCTTTAGGTATGGCTTCTTTAGATTTAAGTGGGCGATCTTATCTAGTGTTTGATGCAGCGTTCGATAATCCTAAGCTTGGAGAGTTTGACACAGAGTTGACAGAAGAATTTTTTCAAGCATTGGCTTTTAACACTCAAATGAACCTTCACTTAAAAATTTTACATGGGAAAAATACCCATCATAAAATAGAAGCATTATTTAAAGCGACTGGCCGAGCGCTAAGAGAGGCAATTACTCAGAATCCTGCCATTCAAGGCGTCAACTCAACGAAGGGAATTTTGTAAATGATTATTATCATTGATTACGATACTGGAAATACCCGCAATGTTCAAAAGGCCTTAGATTATGTTGGTTTAGCAAATAAAATTTCCGCTGATCCTCATGAAATAAAAGCAGCAGATGGTTTGATTCTGCCTGGTGTCGGGGCTTTTTCGTTAGCGATGACAGAATTAAAAGAGCGTGGATTAGTTAATGTGATAAAAGAAACAGCTCAAAAAGGCACACCTATTTTAGGAGTCTGTTTGGGGATGCAACTGCTTTTAGAAGGCAGTATGGAAAATGGCTTTACAGAAGGCTTAGGATTGATCGAGGGGATCTGTGAAAAATTGCCGGACGATCCTGATTTACCTGTTCCTCATATGGGCTGGAATAAACTAGTTGTAACCGAAAAAACGTTATTAACAAAAGAGGTAGATGAGCAGTATGTTTATTTTGTTCATTCTTACTATACGGATTGTGAGCCTGATGTGATCGATGCATTGGTTCAATATTCAATCAAAATACCTGCAATGATTTCAAAGGGAAATATTTACGGAACGCAATTTCATCCAGAAAAAAGTAGTGAGGCCGGTCTTGCAATTTTAAGAGGATTTAAGGAGGTAGTAGAGCATGCACGTTTTACCCGCAATTGATATCAGAGAAGGAAAAGCTGTTCGACTAGTTCAAGGTGATTTTTTGCAAAAAACGATCGTCAATCATCATCCAGTAGCGCAAGCAAAAGAATTTAAAGTAGCGGGTATCCAGATGATGCATGTGGTTGATTTAGATGGTGCTTTGATGGGGAAAGCTTCCAATGCTGCTTTGATCGAGCAAATGAAAAAAGAAACGGGCTTAAAAATCCAAGTTGGCGGAGGCATCCGCACATTGGAACAAGTAGATACTTATGTAGCGCTTGGAATCGATCGAATCATTATCGGTTCTGCTGCGTTGAGAGATCCCAAATTAGTTAAAGAAGCTGTTTTGAAACATGGAGATAAAATTGCCGTCGGTATCGATGCTAAGAATGGGAAAGTCGCCATTAGTGGCTGGCTGGATGTTAGTGAAACAGATTATTTACAAATGGCTAAGGAAATGGCAAAGATGGGTGTTAAAACGATCATCTACACAGATATTACTAAAGATGGAACCTTGGCGGGCCCCACTTTTGAAGATTACATGAAGCTATCAGCAGTTGTGCCAGACGTGCAGATTATTGCTTCTGGCGGTGTCAGCAGCAAAGAGGACTTAGTGAAATTAGCCGAATTAGGGTTATATGGAGCGATCGTCGGAAAGGCTTTTTATAATGACGCTATCACTTTAGCCGATATGTTGGAGGTGGAGACCAATGTTAACTAAGCGCATTATTCCTTGTTTAGATGTCACTGATGGACGAGTGGTCAAGGGCGTTAATTTCGTTGATTTACAAGATATCGGAGATCCAGTGGCGATCGCACGAGCCTACAATGAACAAGGCGCAGATGAACTCGTTTTTTTAGATATTACGGCTACTAGTGATGACCGCGAAACGATGATGGAAGTGGTTGAACGAACAGCAGCAGAAGTATTCATTCCTTTGACTGTTGGCGGAGGCATCCGCACGGTTTCTGACATGAAAAAAATGCTGCAAGCGGGAGCTGATAAAATCTCACTCAATTCGGCAGCTATCCAACAACCAGAGTTGATCAGAGAAGGCGCTGAAAAATTTGGCTCACAGTGTATTGTTGTGGCAATCGATGCTAAGCAAACAGGAGAGTCTTGGTCTGTTTTTGTTAAAGGTGGGCGTGAAGAGACTAACTTAGATGCGATAGAATGGGCAAAAGAAGCTGTAGCGTTAGGTGCTGGTGAGATTTTACTGACAAGTATGGACGCAGATGGTACAAAAAATGGCTATGATCTTGCATTAAATCAAGCCGTAAGTTCTGCTGTAAATGTGCCTGTGATTGCATCAGGTGGTTGTGGTAATGCAGCAGATATCGTGGAAGTATTTGAACAAACTAAGGTAAGTGCCGCTTTAGCTGCAAGTATTTTTCATTATGGCGAGGTAAATATCCCAGATGTGAAAGAAGCATTAGCGCTCAAGGGAATGGAGGTACGTCGATGAAACCAGATTTCACGAAAGGACTACTACCCGCAATTATTGTAGAAGCAAAAACAAATGAAATCTTGATGCTTGCGTACATGAATGAAGAGAGCTATAAAAAAACACTTAAAACTGGAACAACTTGGTTTTATTCACGTTCCCGTCAACAATTGTGGAACAAAGGAGCAACCAGTGGCAATATCCAAAAAGTAAAAAGCATCGTTACAGATTGTGATAAAGATACCTTACTTATTACTGTTGAACAAACAGGATCCGCTTGTCATACTGGCAAACATAGTTGTTTTTTCAATGTAATTAGCTAGGATAACGGAGGGAAAAGAATGATCGAGACACTCTATGAAGAAATACAAGCTCGTAAAGTAGACCCTAAAGAAGGTTCTTACACGAATTATCTATTTGAACAAGGCTTAGATAAAATTTTAAAAAAAGTTGGGGAAGAAGCAACAGAAGTCATTATTGCAGCTAAAAATGATGAAGCAGAATTAATTTCTGAAACATCGGATTTAATTTATCATATGTTAGTTTTGTTAGCTGAAAAAGACATTAGTTTAGAAGCTGTCAAAACGGAATTAAAAAAACGAGAAGGAAAATTAAGTAAAACTAAAGAACGCAAACAAATCGATGAATTATAAAATAACTAAAAAAAAAGAAGCGTCCCACATAAAACAATTACGGGGATTGCTTCTTTTAATTTTCAATTGGACAATCTAAAGAATCCGTTGCTTCCAAAACATAAGTAGCATCATCTGCTTCATCATAAAGGGAGGCAGGTTTATCATTCAAACACTGAACAATCAAATGATACCCATATTCATCTTGGGCGACTAAGCGTTTATTCGTCAACTCTACTAACATGTAACTTAATTTTTTGCCATCAATAATGATCTGCAAATCATTTTCAATTTGCAAGGTGTGCTGAGTCGCTTTTGCTTTATTAACAAACCACCAGCTACCTAAATAACTTTTATATAAATTAGGGATATCTGCATCGGTCTGCAGTCTCTCTTGTTTCTTTTTCAAAAACAATGAGCCGGCAATACCTGTAATAAGTGATGCACCTAAAAATAATGACCAATGTTTTTTCATACTATCAATCTCCTTCAAAACAATCATAGCACGAAATTAAAAAACAAACTATTCGAAAATCTTTTCCTATAAAAAAACTTAATGAAGTCCGTATCATTTTTTATTTTGAACGGATTTTATACACATCTTTTCTATTATATAATGGAGGATTTGTTTGAAAAGTTTGACGATGCTTTTTCATCTAAAATATGGTATTGTTTTGAAGAAAGGGTGTTACAATGATTACATATCCGAACGTGCATTTAGCACATTTTATTGATAGACCAAATCGTTTCATTGCAGAGTGCCGTTTACAAAAAACAGGTGAAATGGTAACGGTTCACGTGAAAAATACTGGACGCTGTAAAGAATTATTTTATCCAGAAGTTGAAGTTGCTTTGACGTATCAACCTTCTCCTAAAAGAAAAACCGATTATGATTTGATTGCCGTTAAAAAAGGCACAGATTGGTTTAATATCGATAGCCAAGTTCCAAACGCATTAGCGGCTAAAGCAATCAAAGATGGTATAATTACTTTGCCAGATTTAAATGGAAAAATTGTTTCAGTAAAACGAGAAAAACGTTTTGCCCACTCAAAATTTGATATATTGGTAGAAACAGATACTGGCAAACAAGCATTTGTTGAAGTGAAAGGAATGACTTTAGAAAATCACTCATTAGGTGCTTTTCCTGATGCGCCAACATTGCGAGGTTTAAAGCATGTGACCGAGCTGATTGAAGCGATGAAAGAAGGGTATCAAAGCTATGTATTGTTTGTCGTTCAATTTGAAAAAATTGAACTGGCAACGATTCACACAGACATGCAGCCAGCTTTAGCACAAATGATTTTATCAGGGCAAAAACAAGGATTAAGCGTCATTGCTTACAATTGTAGCGTCACTCCTGATACAATAGCAATAGAACATCAGGTGCCATTTGATGTCACAAAAATGTTTGAAGATCCAAATTCAGAAAGGTGAGGGTAAATATGATTCACTTAGGTATTATTGGAACAAACTGGATTAGTCATCAATTTGTCAAAGCAGCATTGGAAACAAAGCGCTATGATCTGACAGCCGTCTATTCACGAAAGTTAGAAACAGCACAAAAATTTGGTGAAGAATATGGTGATGTTGAATATGCAACGGATTTAAACACATTTTTCGGTATTGCACATATGGACACAGTCTATATTGCTTCCCCTAATTCACTTCATTTTGAGCAAGCCAAACAAGGGATTTTAGCAGGGAAAAATATTATTGTTGAAAAGCCAGCATTCTCAACGCCAGAAGAAATGGCAGAAATCATTGCCTTAGCGAATCAGAAAAAAGTTTTCTTTTTTGAAGCGGCTCGCAATATTCATGAGAAAAGCTTCAAGAAAATTCGCGATTTATTACCTTTAAAAAATCAAATTACAGGCGCAAACTTTACCTATATGAAATATTCTTCACGCTATGACCAAGTACTTGACGGAAAAGAGCCAAATATCTTTTCTCCACATTTTTCAGGAGGTGCTATGGCCGATCTTGGTGTTTATTTAGTTTATGCTGCTGTGGGTTGGTTTGGTATGCCGAATGAAAGTCATTATTTTGCAAGAAAAATTCCAACAGATGTTGATGGAATAGGTACGGCAATTTTAAGATATGACTTGTTTGACGTAACATTACAAACAGGTAAAAATGCGGATTCATTCTTAGATTCTGAAATTTATTTTGAGGGTGGCACGTTGATTTTAGATAGTGTGAATGCCATTTCTAAAGCAGAGTTTTATGATCGAAACCATCAAGAACGTGATATTATATCTGTCACAACCGAAGAGAATCCAATGATCGAAGAAGCCAATGATTTTGCAGATGTACTTGAAAATCCTAATGATCCAACAATGGGTGTACTTTACGAAGAATGGGTGGAATTATCACGTAATGTGAATAAAGTAGTAACAACTTTGAGAAAAAGTGCCGGCATTGTTTTTGATGCGGATAAAGAATAAACAGCTTTAATGAGGAAAGGACTATTATGACATTTATCAAAAATTTACCAGAAGCTTTGCAAGAACATTGGCAAGCTTCTGGTTTTAGCGAGCCATCATTGATTCAAGAAAAAAGTTTTCAGCCTTTAAAAGACAAAGAAAATGTTTTGGGAATTTCTCCAACAGGATCAGGAAAAACCTTAGCTTACGTTTTACCCTTACTTTTAAATGTAGAAAAAGATCAAGGGAATCAATTATTGATCTTAGCACCTTCACAAGAATTAGCGGTGCAAATCAGCCAAGTTGTACGTGATTGGGCGACATTGCTTCAACTAAAAACACAAAGTCTTATCGGTGGTGCGAATGTTGGTCGTCAAATCGAAAAATTAAAAAAGAAACCAGAAATTTTAGTAGGAACTCCAGGCCGTGTATTGGAATTGATCAAAACA is a genomic window of Enterococcus haemoperoxidus ATCC BAA-382 containing:
- the hisD gene encoding histidinol dehydrogenase, encoding MKWLVGETTEILAALNEDAELTQEDNQHVEEQVRQIIKQVIENGDQALKEYSKRFDQVELEDLLVSEEAINLGYQRVEDEVIEALEAAKENIISYHKKQKQYDFMDTEKRGVLRGQLVLPLARIGVYVPGGTASYPSSVLMNVLPAKIAGVKEIIMVTPPSSNSIPDVILAAAKIAGVDKIFQIGGAHSIAALAYGTQTVPKVDKIVGPGNIYVATAKKQVFGVVGIDMIAGPSEIGILADQTANPTYIAADLLSQAEHDTLARAILVTDSTKLAEQVEKEIYRQLDTLPRKKIAEVAIKNHGLIIIASTVEAMFTIMNEIAPEHLEVQLADPISYLHEIKNAGSIFLGEYASEPVGDYFSGTNHVLPTSGTAKFYSPLGVYDFVKYSQVTYYTKEALAQAKDAIALLARKEGLEAHARAIECRFD
- the hisB gene encoding imidazoleglycerol-phosphate dehydratase HisB, with the translated sequence MRTANLKRETAETKIELTLDLDCQEPVSIQTGVGFFDHMLILFARHSRISLEVTVEGDLEVDSHHTVEDVGIVLGQCIREALGDKVGINRYGTSFVPMDESLGMASLDLSGRSYLVFDAAFDNPKLGEFDTELTEEFFQALAFNTQMNLHLKILHGKNTHHKIEALFKATGRALREAITQNPAIQGVNSTKGIL
- the hisH gene encoding imidazole glycerol phosphate synthase subunit HisH; the protein is MIIIIDYDTGNTRNVQKALDYVGLANKISADPHEIKAADGLILPGVGAFSLAMTELKERGLVNVIKETAQKGTPILGVCLGMQLLLEGSMENGFTEGLGLIEGICEKLPDDPDLPVPHMGWNKLVVTEKTLLTKEVDEQYVYFVHSYYTDCEPDVIDALVQYSIKIPAMISKGNIYGTQFHPEKSSEAGLAILRGFKEVVEHARFTRN
- the hisA gene encoding 1-(5-phosphoribosyl)-5-[(5-phosphoribosylamino)methylideneamino]imidazole-4-carboxamide isomerase encodes the protein MHVLPAIDIREGKAVRLVQGDFLQKTIVNHHPVAQAKEFKVAGIQMMHVVDLDGALMGKASNAALIEQMKKETGLKIQVGGGIRTLEQVDTYVALGIDRIIIGSAALRDPKLVKEAVLKHGDKIAVGIDAKNGKVAISGWLDVSETDYLQMAKEMAKMGVKTIIYTDITKDGTLAGPTFEDYMKLSAVVPDVQIIASGGVSSKEDLVKLAELGLYGAIVGKAFYNDAITLADMLEVETNVN
- the hisF gene encoding imidazole glycerol phosphate synthase subunit HisF, with product MLTKRIIPCLDVTDGRVVKGVNFVDLQDIGDPVAIARAYNEQGADELVFLDITATSDDRETMMEVVERTAAEVFIPLTVGGGIRTVSDMKKMLQAGADKISLNSAAIQQPELIREGAEKFGSQCIVVAIDAKQTGESWSVFVKGGREETNLDAIEWAKEAVALGAGEILLTSMDADGTKNGYDLALNQAVSSAVNVPVIASGGCGNAADIVEVFEQTKVSAALAASIFHYGEVNIPDVKEALALKGMEVRR
- the hisI gene encoding phosphoribosyl-AMP cyclohydrolase → MKPDFTKGLLPAIIVEAKTNEILMLAYMNEESYKKTLKTGTTWFYSRSRQQLWNKGATSGNIQKVKSIVTDCDKDTLLITVEQTGSACHTGKHSCFFNVIS
- the hisE gene encoding phosphoribosyl-ATP diphosphatase, yielding MIETLYEEIQARKVDPKEGSYTNYLFEQGLDKILKKVGEEATEVIIAAKNDEAELISETSDLIYHMLVLLAEKDISLEAVKTELKKREGKLSKTKERKQIDEL
- a CDS encoding DUF4828 domain-containing protein; the encoded protein is MKKHWSLFLGASLITGIAGSLFLKKKQERLQTDADIPNLYKSYLGSWWFVNKAKATQHTLQIENDLQIIIDGKKLSYMLVELTNKRLVAQDEYGYHLIVQCLNDKPASLYDEADDATYVLEATDSLDCPIEN
- the sfsA gene encoding DNA/RNA nuclease SfsA; amino-acid sequence: MTYPNVHLAHFIDRPNRFIAECRLQKTGEMVTVHVKNTGRCKELFYPEVEVALTYQPSPKRKTDYDLIAVKKGTDWFNIDSQVPNALAAKAIKDGIITLPDLNGKIVSVKREKRFAHSKFDILVETDTGKQAFVEVKGMTLENHSLGAFPDAPTLRGLKHVTELIEAMKEGYQSYVLFVVQFEKIELATIHTDMQPALAQMILSGQKQGLSVIAYNCSVTPDTIAIEHQVPFDVTKMFEDPNSER
- a CDS encoding Gfo/Idh/MocA family protein, which produces MIHLGIIGTNWISHQFVKAALETKRYDLTAVYSRKLETAQKFGEEYGDVEYATDLNTFFGIAHMDTVYIASPNSLHFEQAKQGILAGKNIIVEKPAFSTPEEMAEIIALANQKKVFFFEAARNIHEKSFKKIRDLLPLKNQITGANFTYMKYSSRYDQVLDGKEPNIFSPHFSGGAMADLGVYLVYAAVGWFGMPNESHYFARKIPTDVDGIGTAILRYDLFDVTLQTGKNADSFLDSEIYFEGGTLILDSVNAISKAEFYDRNHQERDIISVTTEENPMIEEANDFADVLENPNDPTMGVLYEEWVELSRNVNKVVTTLRKSAGIVFDADKE